In Nocardia yunnanensis, one DNA window encodes the following:
- a CDS encoding UbiX family flavin prenyltransferase, giving the protein MSTHLRNGGPAPGRPRLIVGVTGASAPLLAVHLLTELRRSGAVETHLVLSKAAHRTLELETGLRPDEVGALADVCHQRGDIAASIASGSFLTLGMVVVPCSMKTLAGIAHGYSDDLLTRAADVCLKERRRLVLVTRETPLSLVHLRNMTAVTEAGAIVLPPVPAFYARPDSIEDLLAHLSGKILDQFGLTHDLFPRWQGPVPAETTGVAR; this is encoded by the coding sequence ATGTCCACGCATCTCCGCAACGGCGGGCCCGCGCCCGGGCGGCCTCGACTCATCGTCGGCGTCACCGGGGCGAGCGCACCCTTGCTGGCCGTTCATCTGCTCACCGAGCTGCGCCGGTCCGGCGCTGTCGAAACGCATTTGGTGCTGTCGAAAGCCGCTCATCGGACCCTCGAACTCGAGACGGGTCTGCGGCCGGACGAGGTCGGCGCGCTGGCCGACGTGTGCCATCAGCGCGGGGATATCGCGGCGTCGATCGCCTCGGGTTCGTTTCTCACCCTGGGCATGGTGGTGGTGCCGTGCTCGATGAAAACGCTGGCGGGCATCGCGCACGGCTACTCCGATGATCTGCTCACCCGGGCGGCCGACGTGTGCCTCAAGGAGCGTCGGCGGCTGGTGCTGGTGACGCGCGAAACCCCGTTGAGCCTGGTGCATTTGCGCAATATGACCGCGGTGACCGAGGCGGGGGCGATCGTGCTGCCGCCGGTGCCGGCCTTCTACGCGCGCCCGGATTCGATCGAGGATCTGCTCGCTCATCTCAGCGGCAAGATCCTCGATCAGTTCGGTCTCACGCACGACCTGTTCCCCCGCTGGCAGGGTCCCGTGCCCGCCGAAACGACCGGAGTCGCCCGATGA
- a CDS encoding PucR family transcriptional regulator has protein sequence MRLRTVLTMPDLGLELVTGDAELDRDVRGTVTTDLLEPGRYLSGGELVLTGLHWRQRPDDSDTFVRALAAAGVTGMVAGQARYGGIPEDVVAACERHAVPLLRVPEAVSFAVVTERVHRELSTGSAAELSTMLDRHRRHLAGDGLPAVLELLDGLGIRCWILAPTGRVVAGTTAAPPADAAAAFLAANTLPIVLRDNDIAYTIVAADGRIPRFLDWLLIIDVDCAEWTPEQRRLIDDLAGLVAQVRGRRHEDDAHTRQLFDRIAAGTPAAQLATRLELTGLGADGRYQVVAAAGPRAPYLVELPGLLCEILDGRSPVAVLIDEIALAVIPADTDADADIRRTVAALTPGLRGDRLAVGISAAADADGLRDAVEEARYACRLAAEHSESGGVVGRADLTSRTGLLASVPERMRRTFRDSLLAPLHDYDRTHSADLVHTLEIFLDLSGSWARCAEVMFVHVNTLRYRIQRIEELTGRDLSRFEDRVDFFLALALR, from the coding sequence GTGCGATTGCGAACGGTCCTGACCATGCCCGATCTCGGTCTCGAACTGGTGACCGGGGATGCGGAACTGGACCGTGACGTGCGCGGCACGGTCACGACGGATCTGCTGGAACCGGGCCGCTATCTCTCCGGCGGCGAACTCGTGCTCACCGGATTGCATTGGCGGCAGCGCCCGGACGACAGCGACACCTTCGTGCGCGCCCTGGCCGCAGCCGGGGTCACCGGCATGGTCGCGGGCCAGGCCCGCTACGGCGGCATCCCGGAGGATGTGGTCGCGGCCTGCGAACGGCACGCGGTGCCGCTGTTGCGGGTGCCGGAAGCGGTGAGCTTCGCGGTCGTCACCGAGCGCGTCCACCGCGAATTGTCCACGGGCAGCGCCGCAGAGCTGAGCACCATGCTCGACCGGCATCGGCGGCATCTGGCGGGCGACGGGCTGCCCGCGGTGCTGGAACTGCTCGACGGCCTCGGTATCCGCTGCTGGATCCTGGCCCCGACGGGTCGCGTCGTCGCAGGTACCACGGCCGCCCCGCCGGCGGATGCCGCCGCTGCGTTTCTCGCGGCGAATACGCTGCCGATCGTGTTGCGCGACAACGACATCGCGTACACGATCGTCGCGGCGGACGGCCGGATACCGCGATTCCTGGACTGGCTGCTGATCATCGACGTCGACTGTGCCGAGTGGACTCCCGAACAGCGCCGCCTGATCGATGACTTGGCCGGCCTGGTCGCGCAGGTGCGCGGGCGGCGACACGAAGACGACGCGCACACCCGGCAGCTGTTCGACCGCATCGCGGCGGGCACCCCAGCGGCGCAGCTGGCCACGCGGCTGGAGTTGACCGGCCTGGGCGCGGACGGGCGATATCAGGTGGTCGCCGCAGCCGGGCCGCGCGCGCCATACCTGGTCGAGCTGCCGGGTCTGCTGTGCGAAATCCTCGACGGCAGAAGCCCGGTCGCCGTCCTGATCGATGAGATAGCCCTCGCGGTGATTCCCGCGGATACCGATGCCGATGCCGATATACGCCGTACGGTCGCCGCGCTGACGCCCGGTCTGCGCGGCGACCGGCTCGCGGTCGGCATCAGCGCGGCGGCGGATGCCGATGGGTTGCGGGATGCGGTCGAGGAGGCGCGCTACGCCTGCCGGCTGGCCGCCGAGCACAGCGAATCCGGTGGTGTCGTCGGCCGCGCGGACCTCACGTCCCGGACCGGACTGCTGGCCAGTGTGCCCGAGCGGATGCGCCGGACCTTTCGCGACAGCCTGCTGGCGCCGCTGCACGACTACGACCGCACCCATTCCGCCGATCTGGTGCACACCCTCGAGATCTTCCTCGACCTGTCCGGTTCGTGGGCCCGCTGCGCCGAAGTGATGTTCGTGCACGTGAATACGCTGCGCTACCGCATTCAGCGCATCGAGGAACTCACCGGCCGCGACCTGTCACGGTTCGAGGACCGGGTCGACTTCTTCCTGGCGCTGGCCCTGCGCTGA
- the pucD gene encoding xanthine dehydrogenase subunit D, whose amino-acid sequence MSESIVRQQQSTAAAGTLVRGAQTSAGLGVGASARRPDGLLKVTGVFAYSSDLWLEGMVWATTVRSPYASARIRSIDVGAALAVDGVRAVLTHEDVPGAKTYGMKIADQPVLAIDRVRYQGEPVALVAADDPDTARRAAALVRVDYEELTPLTDAERALDPDAERLHDGPNLVRHVKIRHGDMDRARAAAEVVVTGEYEVGMQDQAFLGPESGLAVPTADGVELYVSSQWLHKDLEQLAPCLGLPPEKVRLTMAGVGGAFGGREDLSVHVHACMLALRLGKPVKMVYNRYESFFGHVHRHPAKMFYEHGATRDGKLVYVKARLLLDGGAYTSTSPVVIANAAYFVAGAYEVPHAEIDGLAVYTNNPPCGAMRGFGAVQSAYGCESNMDKLARALGMDPLELRLRNAMTTGTVLPTGQPVDGPAPVRELLDALRIRPLPDAATNHDVRLLPGGVGNTTHGEGIRRGVGYAVGVKAIGYSGGVDDISTARVSLSIAAGEPVVSIHTAASECGQGITTVQSQIATTELGVSRVVVLPADTRIGDAGSASASRMTWMSAGAVQGACRQVAREVLRRAAAATGRDASGLALRDNGIADVLTGAPVAALHEVLGTDTVDSVFEYHHRPTEGIDPERGQGNAHIAFAFCAHRAVVDVDVELGLVRVVELAVAQDVGKAMNPMAVEGQIEGGSAQGLGLALMEEIVLDERGRLRNPSFTDYLIPTILDVPPMPISLFEFPHPDSPYGLNGVGEPPTLSSTPAILNALRDATGLDLPRVPVRPDDIALWSDDTALRSDDTALRSDDTALRGGDSALRRDDTALRPTA is encoded by the coding sequence ATGTCCGAATCCATTGTCAGACAACAGCAATCGACCGCCGCCGCCGGCACGCTGGTGCGCGGCGCACAGACCAGCGCCGGGCTCGGGGTGGGTGCCAGCGCCCGCCGTCCCGACGGACTGCTCAAGGTCACCGGGGTATTCGCCTACTCCTCGGATCTGTGGCTCGAGGGCATGGTGTGGGCGACCACGGTGCGCAGCCCGTACGCCAGCGCCCGTATTCGATCCATCGACGTGGGAGCGGCATTGGCGGTCGACGGAGTCCGGGCGGTCCTCACCCACGAGGACGTGCCCGGCGCCAAGACCTACGGCATGAAGATCGCCGACCAACCGGTGCTGGCCATCGATCGGGTGCGCTATCAGGGCGAGCCCGTGGCGCTGGTCGCCGCCGACGACCCCGACACAGCCCGGCGCGCCGCCGCCTTGGTGCGCGTGGACTACGAGGAGCTGACCCCGCTCACCGACGCCGAACGCGCCCTGGACCCCGACGCCGAACGCCTGCACGACGGCCCGAATCTGGTGCGGCACGTGAAGATCCGCCACGGCGACATGGACCGCGCCCGCGCCGCCGCCGAGGTCGTCGTCACCGGCGAATACGAGGTCGGCATGCAGGACCAAGCCTTCCTCGGCCCCGAGTCCGGCCTGGCCGTGCCGACCGCCGACGGGGTCGAGCTGTACGTGTCCTCGCAGTGGTTGCACAAGGACCTCGAACAGCTCGCCCCCTGCCTGGGCCTGCCGCCGGAGAAGGTGCGCCTGACCATGGCCGGTGTGGGCGGCGCTTTCGGTGGGCGCGAAGACCTTTCGGTGCACGTGCACGCGTGCATGCTGGCGCTGCGGCTGGGCAAGCCGGTGAAGATGGTCTACAACCGCTACGAATCGTTCTTCGGCCACGTGCACCGCCATCCGGCCAAGATGTTCTACGAGCACGGCGCGACCCGCGACGGGAAACTCGTCTACGTCAAGGCCCGGCTACTGCTCGACGGCGGCGCCTACACCTCCACCTCGCCGGTGGTGATCGCCAACGCCGCCTATTTCGTGGCCGGCGCCTACGAGGTGCCGCACGCCGAAATCGACGGTCTGGCCGTGTATACCAACAATCCGCCCTGCGGTGCGATGCGCGGATTCGGTGCGGTGCAGTCCGCCTACGGGTGCGAATCCAATATGGACAAGCTCGCGCGGGCGCTCGGCATGGATCCCCTAGAGCTGCGCCTGCGCAATGCCATGACCACCGGGACGGTGCTGCCCACCGGCCAGCCGGTCGACGGTCCCGCGCCGGTGCGAGAGTTGCTGGACGCGTTGCGGATTCGGCCGCTGCCGGACGCCGCGACGAATCACGATGTGCGTTTGTTGCCGGGCGGCGTCGGCAACACCACCCACGGGGAAGGCATTCGGCGGGGTGTCGGCTACGCGGTCGGGGTCAAGGCGATCGGCTATTCCGGTGGCGTGGACGATATTTCGACCGCCCGGGTGTCGTTGTCGATCGCGGCGGGCGAACCCGTTGTGTCCATCCACACCGCCGCCTCGGAATGCGGACAGGGCATCACGACCGTCCAATCGCAGATCGCCACCACGGAATTGGGGGTGTCGCGGGTGGTGGTGCTGCCGGCGGACACCCGGATCGGGGACGCCGGGTCCGCGTCGGCGTCCCGCATGACCTGGATGTCCGCCGGTGCGGTACAGGGCGCGTGCCGGCAGGTCGCGCGCGAGGTGCTGCGCCGGGCGGCCGCCGCCACGGGACGGGACGCGAGCGGACTCGCACTGCGCGACAACGGTATTGCCGACGTGCTGACCGGTGCGCCGGTGGCCGCCCTGCACGAGGTGCTCGGGACGGACACGGTGGACAGCGTCTTCGAATACCACCATCGGCCCACCGAGGGCATCGATCCCGAGCGCGGTCAGGGCAACGCGCACATCGCGTTCGCGTTCTGCGCGCACCGCGCGGTGGTGGATGTCGACGTGGAGCTGGGACTGGTGCGGGTGGTCGAGCTGGCGGTCGCCCAGGATGTCGGGAAGGCCATGAATCCGATGGCGGTCGAGGGGCAGATCGAGGGCGGCAGCGCGCAGGGGCTGGGGTTGGCGCTGATGGAGGAGATCGTGCTGGACGAGCGTGGGCGGCTGCGCAATCCGTCGTTCACCGACTACCTGATCCCCACCATTCTGGACGTGCCGCCGATGCCTATCTCGCTGTTCGAGTTCCCGCACCCGGATTCGCCCTACGGGCTCAACGGCGTCGGCGAACCGCCGACACTGTCGTCCACCCCTGCGATCCTGAACGCCCTGCGCGACGCGACCGGATTGGATCTGCCGCGCGTGCCGGTGCGGCCCGACGATATCGCCCTGTGGTCGGACGATACTGCCCTGCGGTCGGACGATACTGCCCTGCGGTCGGACGATACGGCCTTGCGTGGGGGCGATTCTGCCTTGCGTAGGGACGATACGGCGTTGCGGCCGACCGCCTGA
- a CDS encoding nucleobase:cation symporter-2 family protein: protein MNAPFLRRRRRSTTPRDAVDSMPPIRHLVPLALQHVIVAYSGMVTVPLVIGAGLGLSPAQVTTLVTANVLVSGFATLLQTLGVLNIGARLPIVMGSTFTGITPAIIVGSNAGLPAVFGATIVVGLLTWLVAPWFARLARYFPPIVTGTTIAIIGFSLLPSTSRLIAGSATAADHGSPKRLLLALGTVVLVVVIERLARPAIGRFAILIALLVGTLVAWPLGLTDFSATKSAPIVGLAHPFSFGAPTFAIAAILPMLVVQVVNMVESTGDTFATGQIVGRELGPRDIARALRADGVGTALAGVFSSFTFVTFGGNVGLVSITRVMSRYVVATAGLILVIIGLMPKLGAVVASLPGPVLGGIGIVMFGTLGAIGVKFMLAADFSRPRNHLIVAIAFGFGLMPVGAPDFYTHLPVPLQTVLSSGIAAGGIAAFLLNLLLNGVERSGKNTEPSRPHGESLPAQPNPAS, encoded by the coding sequence ATGAACGCCCCGTTCCTTCGTCGACGCAGACGCTCCACCACCCCGCGCGACGCCGTCGATTCCATGCCGCCCATCCGGCATCTGGTTCCGCTCGCCCTGCAGCACGTGATCGTCGCCTACTCCGGCATGGTCACGGTGCCGCTGGTCATCGGCGCCGGCCTGGGCCTGTCGCCCGCCCAGGTCACCACCCTGGTCACCGCGAACGTGCTCGTCAGCGGGTTCGCGACGCTGTTGCAGACCCTCGGCGTCCTCAATATCGGTGCGCGCCTGCCCATCGTGATGGGGTCCACCTTCACCGGCATCACCCCGGCCATCATCGTGGGCAGCAATGCCGGGCTGCCCGCGGTGTTCGGCGCGACCATCGTCGTCGGTCTGCTCACCTGGCTGGTGGCGCCCTGGTTCGCCAGGCTGGCGCGCTATTTTCCGCCGATCGTGACCGGTACGACCATCGCCATCATCGGATTCTCGCTGCTGCCTTCGACTTCGCGCCTGATCGCCGGGTCGGCGACGGCCGCGGATCACGGCTCCCCGAAACGGCTGCTGCTGGCGCTGGGGACCGTGGTGCTGGTGGTGGTCATCGAACGACTGGCCCGCCCGGCCATCGGCCGCTTCGCGATTCTGATCGCACTGCTGGTGGGCACGCTGGTGGCGTGGCCGCTGGGGCTCACCGACTTCTCGGCCACCAAATCGGCTCCCATTGTCGGTCTGGCACATCCGTTTTCGTTCGGCGCGCCCACCTTCGCGATAGCGGCCATTCTGCCCATGCTGGTGGTGCAGGTGGTGAACATGGTGGAGTCGACCGGCGACACCTTCGCCACCGGGCAGATCGTCGGGCGTGAACTCGGCCCGCGCGATATCGCCCGCGCCCTGCGCGCAGACGGTGTCGGCACCGCACTGGCCGGCGTGTTCAGCTCCTTCACCTTCGTCACCTTCGGCGGCAATGTCGGGCTGGTCAGCATCACCCGGGTGATGAGCCGCTACGTGGTCGCCACCGCCGGGCTGATCCTGGTGATCATCGGGCTGATGCCCAAACTCGGTGCGGTGGTGGCCTCGCTGCCCGGGCCGGTGCTCGGCGGCATCGGGATCGTCATGTTCGGCACACTGGGCGCGATCGGCGTGAAGTTCATGCTCGCCGCCGATTTCAGCCGCCCGCGCAATCACCTCATCGTCGCCATCGCCTTCGGATTCGGGCTCATGCCGGTGGGCGCGCCCGACTTCTACACCCATCTGCCGGTTCCCCTGCAGACGGTGCTGTCGAGCGGGATCGCCGCCGGCGGAATCGCGGCGTTCCTGCTGAACCTGCTGCTCAATGGCGTCGAAAGGTCCGGGAAGAACACCGAGCCGAGCCGCCCGCACGGTGAATCGCTGCCCGCGCAACCGAATCCGGCGAGCTGA
- a CDS encoding GntR family transcriptional regulator, which translates to MPESPAPEGVPSTLLTDSTYEVLKTAIFRNQLAPGTALSVPELARQLEVSRTPVREAVQRLIHEGLAVHAPHRGAQVSQVDIDDLRELYVVRESLEGLAARLATERLDAGRLDALRAIIAEHEHALSAGADQATHIELDVRFHRTVRDIAANAHLSAALEPIAGRSHIALHSLWRNADAPRLALDEHAQIVAGMATGDPELAEAAARRHISRLRIRLSQAKFRDVAVPGPTRRRKPVLDAATADGPARDRARAAGANS; encoded by the coding sequence ATGCCGGAGTCGCCCGCCCCCGAGGGCGTCCCCTCCACCCTGCTCACCGACAGCACCTACGAGGTGCTCAAGACGGCGATCTTCCGCAATCAGCTCGCCCCGGGCACCGCGCTGAGCGTGCCGGAGCTGGCGCGTCAGCTCGAGGTCAGCCGCACCCCCGTGCGAGAAGCGGTGCAGCGCTTGATCCACGAGGGCCTGGCCGTGCACGCGCCCCACCGTGGTGCTCAGGTCAGCCAGGTCGACATCGACGATCTGCGGGAGCTGTACGTGGTGCGTGAATCGCTCGAGGGCCTGGCGGCGCGGCTGGCGACCGAACGGCTCGACGCCGGCCGCCTGGATGCCTTGCGCGCCATCATCGCCGAGCACGAGCATGCGCTGAGCGCCGGTGCGGATCAGGCGACCCATATCGAGCTGGACGTGCGTTTCCACCGGACGGTGCGCGATATCGCCGCCAACGCGCATTTGAGCGCGGCCCTCGAACCCATCGCCGGGCGCTCCCACATCGCCCTGCATTCGCTGTGGCGCAATGCCGACGCGCCCCGGCTGGCGCTGGACGAGCATGCGCAGATCGTGGCGGGCATGGCCACCGGCGACCCGGAGCTGGCCGAGGCCGCCGCCCGCCGGCACATCTCGCGGTTGCGAATCCGGTTGTCACAGGCCAAATTCCGAGACGTCGCGGTCCCGGGTCCGACGCGGCGGCGCAAGCCGGTGCTGGACGCCGCAACGGCCGACGGCCCGGCACGAGATCGTGCACGGGCCGCCGGGGCGAACTCCTGA
- a CDS encoding amidohydrolase family protein — protein sequence MHSSYPPHCDLLLTGGTVVTVDDAHTVYEHGTVAIGGSHILAVGPDAEFADWHADSVIDCRGRAIMPGLVDGHNHLAQALARGLGEGMSIVPWLCEFMWPYSIAMTPEDAIAAARLGVVEALRTGTTTIIENHYAPSDLYTTMAVAEVIEQAGLRGAVARGMLGDRTEIAAKRGQPEGLFRYDTASEVAMTREAMQQRPRGSKVEIWPAALNLTYVDQELVRRCVELAAEFDTHWHTHCCESSSDPTSYLEAYGVRPVQWLAKTGLLDHRATLAHAIWLDDAEIEQVAVAGAKIAHNPSSNAYLASGTLPLGELRRRGATVALGSDGPSCGHRQDLFEAMKLAVYAQRLSTLDPTSCRAEDALTLATREGAVYAGVDAGVLAPGKLADIIVVDLDRAHVRPVHNPVSSLVYSARGSDVEVTIVGGRIVFQHGRCLLVDEDAAIAEAQARADQLLARGGMGSLRGPAAR from the coding sequence ATGCACTCTTCGTACCCTCCCCACTGCGACCTGCTGCTGACCGGCGGCACCGTCGTGACCGTCGACGACGCGCACACCGTGTACGAGCACGGCACCGTCGCCATCGGCGGCTCTCATATCCTCGCGGTCGGCCCGGACGCCGAATTCGCCGACTGGCACGCGGATTCCGTGATCGACTGCCGCGGCCGCGCGATCATGCCCGGCCTGGTCGACGGCCACAATCACCTGGCCCAGGCGCTGGCCCGCGGCCTCGGCGAGGGCATGTCCATCGTGCCGTGGCTGTGCGAGTTCATGTGGCCGTACTCCATTGCCATGACCCCCGAGGACGCCATCGCGGCCGCCCGGCTCGGCGTCGTGGAGGCATTGCGCACCGGCACCACCACCATTATCGAAAACCATTACGCGCCAAGCGATCTGTACACCACCATGGCCGTGGCCGAGGTCATCGAACAGGCCGGCCTGCGCGGTGCGGTGGCCCGCGGCATGCTCGGCGATCGCACCGAGATCGCGGCCAAGCGCGGCCAGCCCGAGGGCCTGTTCCGCTACGACACCGCCAGCGAAGTGGCCATGACCCGCGAGGCCATGCAGCAGCGGCCCCGCGGCTCGAAGGTCGAAATCTGGCCTGCCGCACTGAATCTCACGTACGTGGATCAGGAACTGGTGCGCCGGTGCGTGGAACTGGCGGCCGAGTTCGACACCCACTGGCACACCCACTGCTGTGAGAGCAGCAGCGATCCGACCAGCTATCTGGAAGCCTACGGGGTGCGGCCGGTGCAGTGGCTGGCCAAGACCGGGCTGCTCGATCATCGGGCGACCCTCGCCCACGCCATCTGGCTGGACGACGCGGAGATCGAACAGGTCGCCGTCGCGGGCGCGAAGATCGCCCACAATCCTTCCTCCAACGCCTATCTCGCCTCCGGCACGCTGCCGCTGGGCGAGCTGCGCCGGCGCGGCGCCACCGTCGCGCTGGGCAGTGACGGTCCCAGTTGCGGACACCGCCAGGACCTGTTCGAGGCCATGAAGCTCGCGGTGTACGCGCAGCGGCTGTCCACGCTGGATCCCACTTCCTGCCGCGCCGAGGACGCGCTGACGCTGGCGACCCGCGAGGGCGCGGTGTACGCGGGGGTCGACGCCGGGGTGCTCGCGCCCGGCAAGCTCGCCGACATCATCGTCGTGGACCTCGATCGCGCGCATGTGCGGCCGGTGCACAATCCCGTGAGCTCCCTGGTCTATTCGGCGCGCGGCTCGGATGTGGAGGTCACCATCGTCGGCGGCCGCATCGTCTTCCAGCACGGCCGCTGCCTGCTCGTCGACGAGGACGCCGCGATCGCCGAAGCCCAGGCCCGCGCCGATCAGCTGCTGGCACGCGGCGGCATGGGCTCGCTGCGCGGCCCGGCCGCCCGCTGA
- a CDS encoding nucleobase:cation symporter-2 family protein → MTLDKPDHAAAPPGEPRPDDARLPFWPMVLLGIQHTLVMYAGAVVVPIVVGAALGLTAGQIADLVSIDLVLAGIGTLLQAGGVWKFGIRMPLVVGAASSGIAPMIAVGHSRGLPTVYGSLLVAGVVWVLAAPYFSMLLRLFPAVVTGTVITLIGLTLLPVGIRLVAGSDSSASDYGRLSHIALAAATIALMVVFRRFLRGLLGQLSILLALVIGAIAGWATGIGTLAHVEDGSIVGIIGPMHFGAPRFDIPSILLFLVIVFVLMVEGSGQGLAVGQVVGKPVGPEEITRLLRVDGLMTLCSGFCNGFVYTTFGQNIGLIAMTRVRSRYPVVVVGVLLIVCGVLRPVGRVAAAIPAPVIGAAAIMTFGALAVSGIQILARVDFERPANLTIVMVSLGVGLVPAFAPGCYRQLPEFAAVFLGSGVATGTLLAVALNAAFHPRLTNS, encoded by the coding sequence ATGACCCTCGACAAGCCCGACCACGCGGCCGCCCCGCCCGGCGAGCCCCGCCCCGACGACGCACGACTTCCGTTCTGGCCCATGGTGTTACTGGGCATACAGCACACGCTGGTCATGTACGCCGGCGCCGTGGTGGTGCCGATCGTCGTCGGCGCGGCACTTGGATTGACTGCCGGGCAGATCGCCGACCTGGTCAGCATCGATCTGGTGCTGGCCGGGATCGGCACCCTGCTGCAGGCGGGCGGGGTGTGGAAGTTCGGGATCCGGATGCCGCTGGTGGTGGGCGCGGCATCCAGCGGCATCGCGCCGATGATCGCGGTCGGCCACAGCCGCGGCCTGCCCACCGTGTACGGCTCGCTGCTGGTCGCCGGCGTGGTCTGGGTCCTGGCCGCACCGTATTTCAGCATGCTGCTGCGGCTGTTCCCCGCGGTCGTGACCGGCACGGTGATCACCCTCATCGGCCTCACCCTGCTCCCGGTCGGCATCCGTCTCGTCGCCGGATCCGACTCGAGCGCAAGCGATTACGGCCGGCTCAGCCATATCGCCCTGGCGGCGGCCACGATCGCGCTGATGGTGGTGTTCCGGCGGTTCTTGCGCGGCCTGCTCGGCCAGTTGTCGATCCTGCTGGCGCTGGTGATCGGGGCGATCGCGGGCTGGGCGACCGGCATCGGCACCCTCGCCCATGTCGAGGACGGCTCGATCGTGGGGATCATCGGCCCGATGCATTTCGGCGCACCGCGATTCGACATCCCCTCGATTCTGCTGTTCCTGGTCATCGTCTTCGTCCTCATGGTCGAGGGCTCCGGCCAGGGGCTGGCGGTCGGGCAGGTCGTCGGCAAACCCGTCGGTCCCGAGGAGATCACGCGGCTGCTGCGCGTGGACGGTCTCATGACGCTGTGCAGCGGATTCTGTAATGGGTTCGTGTACACCACATTCGGGCAGAACATCGGCTTGATCGCCATGACCCGGGTGCGCAGCCGCTATCCGGTGGTGGTCGTGGGTGTGCTGCTCATCGTCTGCGGGGTGCTGCGGCCGGTGGGCCGGGTGGCCGCCGCGATTCCGGCGCCGGTGATCGGGGCCGCCGCGATCATGACCTTCGGGGCGCTGGCGGTGTCGGGCATTCAGATTCTGGCGCGGGTCGACTTCGAGCGCCCCGCGAATCTGACCATCGTCATGGTGTCGCTGGGGGTCGGGTTGGTGCCCGCGTTCGCGCCCGGCTGCTACCGGCAGCTGCCGGAATTCGCGGCGGTGTTCCTCGGCAGCGGGGTGGCCACCGGCACCCTGCTCGCCGTCGCGCTCAATGCCGCTTTTCATCCGCGCCTGACCAATTCGTGA
- a CDS encoding amidohydrolase family protein, with protein sequence MIIDTHVHPTNLVDEAWRHTGEPFTGERVLKMMDGPFWINGKPRRVDVSCIMPPPGNTAWREGNRSGREGIRDYQAYVTSLVQNYPDRFVGNFIYNPRFGPENGAAELAFHVREHGYKMMKLHANMHSYRPDRALDWLRPALRVCDELGVTVLIHTGDGPYSIPTQFYPIIREFPNVNFILGHFGIQTGGVYCFEAFWMIQDSNNVIGESGWLLQSRIVEFAKEMKKSKMVFGTDSPPNEPGMWARELEVLCHEPPQGLNLSEDDLEGYLGNNMAKLLGLAPTPPPKDQAEAEAYLRGEVPQASATNSHADHYSGYTPSAWAEEAALG encoded by the coding sequence ATGATCATCGATACCCACGTGCATCCCACCAACCTGGTGGACGAGGCGTGGCGGCACACCGGTGAACCGTTCACCGGCGAACGCGTCCTCAAGATGATGGACGGCCCGTTCTGGATCAATGGCAAACCGCGCCGGGTGGACGTCAGCTGCATCATGCCGCCGCCGGGCAACACCGCCTGGCGGGAGGGCAATCGCAGTGGCCGCGAGGGCATTCGCGACTACCAGGCCTACGTCACCTCGCTGGTGCAGAACTATCCGGACCGCTTCGTCGGAAACTTCATCTACAACCCGCGATTCGGCCCCGAGAACGGCGCCGCGGAGCTGGCCTTCCACGTGCGCGAGCACGGCTACAAGATGATGAAGCTGCACGCCAACATGCACTCCTACCGCCCGGACCGGGCCCTGGACTGGCTGCGCCCGGCGCTGCGGGTGTGCGACGAACTCGGCGTGACGGTGCTGATTCACACCGGTGACGGCCCGTACTCCATTCCCACGCAGTTCTATCCGATCATCCGCGAGTTCCCGAATGTGAACTTCATTCTGGGGCACTTCGGCATTCAGACCGGCGGCGTCTACTGTTTCGAAGCCTTCTGGATGATCCAGGATTCGAACAATGTGATCGGCGAATCCGGCTGGCTGCTGCAGTCGCGGATCGTGGAATTCGCCAAGGAGATGAAGAAGTCGAAGATGGTCTTCGGCACCGATTCGCCGCCCAACGAGCCCGGCATGTGGGCGCGGGAGCTCGAGGTGCTGTGCCACGAACCGCCGCAGGGGCTCAACCTGTCGGAGGACGATCTCGAGGGCTACCTGGGCAACAATATGGCCAAACTGCTCGGGCTGGCCCCGACCCCGCCGCCGAAGGATCAGGCGGAGGCGGAAGCCTATCTGCGCGGCGAGGTGCCGCAGGCTTCGGCCACCAACTCCCATGCCGATCACTACAGCGGCTACACCCCCTCCGCGTGGGCGGAGGAGGCGGCGCTCGGCTGA